The nucleotide window AGAACCAGACACTGAAACCCCACCTCCCAGATGCGAATTTCAGCAGAGGTTATCTGTGGATAAAAGTAGTGCCGACCTCAAGTCTGTTTCAGGGGTATCTCGGTATCCGCGCTTCGGCCATCAAGCTCTTGCGCCCGGTGACGGACCCTCACGAGACTCTGGCATTCATCGCTCGATCAAGAACCAAAGCGCTTGGGGCGGAGCCGGCGACCCGTGGATCGCTCTCGACGGATAGTCATATCAATCTGGAGCAGTTTGGATTGAGGAGGGCAAGAAGTGATCACAGTGGTCAGTTCATGAGGACGGCCCAGGAAACATCGGCACTATTCCAATCTATAGTCGCACATTTACAATAAAATGAATAAATTCGGCGCCGCCACGACAATTGTCGCACTGACGTTGATGGCAATTTTGTTTTTGAAACCATGGCGACAGTTGTCACCCAGAAAACTACGTCTGATTGCTGAGTCAACTGGCACTTCTTTAGCGAGTGAGGTGACATCCTCAAACGTGCTCTCTTTCCGAATTCCTGAGAGCCTTGATGAAACTTCTCAACGAGAATGGTTGGAAAAGAGGCTCCAGCCAGAATCGCTGAAGGATCCGGAGTTGCTCAAGTACTTTGAAAACAGTCAGCGGGACAGGTTTTATGACTGGCGCCAGCCAATTAACTTCTGGGGGATTGTGCTGGACGACTCCGATCAGCCGGTAGCGGGAGCACAGGTCCATCTCGACTGGAGTGACTTATCCCCAAACGGCACCAGCGAAGCGTGGGTTCAAACGGATGCCAACGGGCGTTTTCAACTTCTGGACAAAAAAGGCAAGGGCATCAGCGTCTCCGTGGAAAAGGAAGGCTATCGCCGATGCCGCTGGGGGGTGATTGGCTTCGAATATGCCAATCCATCGGAGCGAAACTTTCACCGACCCGATCCCAACCGGCCGGTGCTGTTCCGATTGATCCGGCGGGGGCCACCGGAGCCATTGGTCCACCGGCAGCGGATGGAATTTCGGGCTCCGAAGGATACCGGCAGGATTCGCCTCGACCTGCTGGGCCAACGCGCCGTTGGCCCCGAGGAATCCGGGGTGGATCTGGTCATCGAAGCGGTGACCGGCGAGGTGCGCCGGGAACGACTCAACGCCTGGTACGAATGGAAGGTGGTCCTGTCCGTTCCGGACGGGGGGCTGCAGCCCGGCTCGGAATGCCCACCGGCGGCACCCGAGGACGGCTACCTTCCGCGGCTCGAGTTTTCCGGTCGCGTCGAGGGGCGCTATCCGCGCCATGAACTGGATGACTGGTTCTTCGTGAAGTCGCGGGGAGGACAGCACGTCACCCGGATTCGACTGAGGATTCAGTGTGTCCCGGACGGAGGGGGCGCCCCCGAGGTCTCCATTCCCGAGTACTCCCTGAATCCCGCGGGCTCGCTGAATCTGGAGTTCTATCCGGAGATGAACGTTGAGGAGCGATACTACATTCCGGTGGGCCGGTGAACGTGCGCCGACCGTGGCGTGGTGCGTTGCGCGGTGTTGTCGCCCGGTCGAACGGGATGATTCTGCATGGCGTGCGTCTTGCCTGCACGTCCCCGGGTCCATAGCGTCGTCGGCTCATGGATGTCCCGCCCGCCAGTGTCGCGCCGTCGGGGTTTCGGCGCCTGGCGGGCTGGGTGGCGGCGGGGCCGTGGTGCCAGTCCGCCCGGCGCCTGATGGAGCGCAATTTCGAGCAGTATGATCTCCCGCTTTCGCGGTGGGGCAAGCTCGCGGCCGGCTCGTGGCTGATCCTCAATGACTATGCCGAGGGGCGATTCCCGCCGCGCTTCGAGGACCAGCAGGCGGCCTACCGCGCCGAGATGGAGTTTCACTCCTCGATGACGAGTTACACCCGGCAGGAATCCATCGCCGGCCACGTGGTGAAGCCGTTCTGGACCCCGGAGTGGTTCCTCCAGTACTCGAAGTCGTTTGCGCGCCTCTGGGAGGTGCTCCGCAGCCTCGGGCTGCAGCCGGGTGCCCGCCTGCTGGAACTGGGCTGTGGCGCGGGCTGGATGACGGAATTTCTCGCGCTCGGCGGGTATGTCATCACGGGGACGACGATCGCGCCCGACGACGTTCAAATCGGCGAGGGGCGCATGCGCGCGCTCGTGGCGCGGGGCCTGCCGGCGGAGCGATTGCAGTTTCGCCAGGCGCCGATGGAGTCGGTGGACACGGCGGTGGCGGATTTGCCCCGATTCGACGGCGCCTTTGTGTTCGAGGCCTTGCACCACGCCTACGACTGGCAGGCGGCGATCCATGCCGCCGCCCGCTGTCTGAAGCCGGGCGGCTGGCTGCTGCTCGCCAACGAACCCAACCGGGTGCACACCCTGGTGAGCTACCGGGTGTCACGCCTCACCAATACCCACGAGATCGGGATGAGCGGCCCCGCCCTTCGCGCCGAGCTCCGGGCGGCCGGCCTCGGGGAGATTCGCACTTTCGCTCCCCGGCTCGATCTGCGCCTGACCGCACACTGGGTTGCCGGACGGGCAGCCGCATCCGGCCCGGGATCGCCCACGGATCTCCGCGACGTCCCATGATGCCGGCTTTCGCGCATCGCGACCCCTTCGCGGGGCGGTCGGGACGGTCGTCGTGGGGTCATGAAATATCCGGGCTGACGATTCCCGGTGGTTCTGCCGGCAGATGAACGCCCTCGGCGCGGGCCATCACCGCGGTCGCGAGGCAGTTGCCCACCAGGTTCACCGTGGTGCGCGCCATGTCCATGAGTTCGTCCACACCCAGAATCAGCAGGACCCCCTCCAGCGGCAGGCCGAAGGTGACGAGCGTCCCGGCGAGGATGACCTGCGCGGCCCTTGGGACCCCGGCCATGCCCTTGCTCGTGAGCATCAAGGTCAGCAGGATCGCCATCTGCTGTCCGAACCCCAGATCCATCCCTGCGGCCTGCGCCACAAAGATGGACGCCACGGCAAGGTAAAGGGTCGAGCCATCGAGGTTGAACGAGTACCCCATCGGCATCACGAAGGAGACGATGCGCTGGGGAATGCCGAAGGCCACCAGGCGCTTCATGGCTTCCGGCATGGCGGCGTCCGAAGACGTGGTCGTAAAGGCCACCAGAATGGGTTCCTTCAGCATCCCAAGAAACCGTCGCACCGGCACGCGCGCCCATAGCGCCGCGGGCCAGAGCACCGCCAGGCAGAACACGAGCAGGGCTCCGTACAGGGTGAGGATGAGCAGCCCGAGCTGGCGGAGGACGCCGAGGCCCCCGTGTCCGACGGTCACCGCCATGGCGGCACCGATGCCCAGCGGCGCAAACTTCATCACCAGGCCGGTGAACTTGAACATCACTTCCGCCAGTCCCTCGCAGAAACCCAGCACCTGCTGGCGGGGAGGCCCAGACACCTGGGCCAGCGCCACCCCGAACAGGATCGCAAATACCACGACCTGGAGAACATCATTGGACGCGGCCGCCTCGAAAAAGCTCCGTGGGACCAGATGTTCGAGGATCCCGGAGAAGGTCACCGGGGCCGTGGACTCAGGGATCTCCCCGGGCCGGGGCGGCGGCAGGGCCACACCGTCGCCCGGACGCACGACATTGACGGTGATCAGCCCGATGCCCAGGGCGAGGGTCGTCACCACCTCAAAGTAAATCAGGGCCTTCAGCGCCAGCCGCCCGACCGCGCGCAGGTCACCCGCATGTCCCGCGATGCCCACGACCAGGGTGCTGAACACCAGCGGCACCAGGATGCACTTGATCAGGCGGAGGAAGATGTTCGAGACCACCTTCAGGTGCTGGGAACCTTCCGGAAACACCGCGCCAATCGCGACGCCCGCAACCATGGAGATCAGGATCCAGTGGGTCAGCGAGAGGCGGCGCAATCCGGTGAGGACCATCGTGGCGAGGGTGGCGGGGGCCGATTGAAAATCCCAGCGGGAACCGGCCGGTTCCGGGAATCGGGGTCCGCGAGCGTGTGGCGACGCCCACACGAGCGGTTCGTGGTCGCACCAACACCCGGCTGGCGACGCCGCCCGGCGGCCGGGTCAACGGACCACCTGGAGCGATACGGGTATCACTCCCTGGGCCAGCGGTGCGATCCGGGCAAAGGCGCCCTCGCTGAGATCAATGATGCGCCCCTTGAACGGTTTGAACCGGTCATTGATCCGGACCACGACGCTCTTGCCGTTTTCCAGGTTGGTCACCCGCACCCGGGTGCCGAACGGAAAGGACTCATGAGCGGCCGTGATGCCGTTCTTGTCGAAACGCTCGCCGTTCGCCGTCAGGCGGCCCTGATATCTGGCGCCGTAGTAGGTGGCCTTCCCGCGCAGGACGGCCTGCGATCCGCCGCTTCCTGTTGGTGTGGAGGTGGCACGAGACGCACCGGACCCGGACCGGGATCCGGAGGACGCACCAGGGCTGGCGCAGCCCGCCAGGAGGAGTGTCGCCAGGATGGATGCAAGACCGGCGGGAAAACCGGCACCCCGCGGGTTGCGACCCGGCGCGTCCCCTCCAGGGGTGGGGGACCCGGAACGCCCTCCTTGTGATGCAACCCGGACCGCCGCGAATTGATTCCCGGACATGGTTTCCGAACCCTATTGGCGATGGCGCGTCGAGGCCACGAGGAATCCTCTCCCGAGCGGGCGGTCCACAGAACGCAAGCACTCCGGATTCATCACCTTCCTCCCGCAGCCCGTCCTTCCGGGTGCCGCGGAACGTGGTCAGCCGGCGTCGGAGGCCTTCAGTACCGGCACCTGCAGGAACACCGGGGCAACGCGTTCCGGACTGGATGGATGCGGGTCCATGGTGGCCTGGTGCGTCCACCGCATCTCCCGCGCCACCCCGAGGATCGAAAGCCGCGCCAGACAGAACAGCACCGCCGCCGAGGTTCCGACCACGAACCCCGCCACCCCCAGCACCACGGTGGCGGCCAGCATGGCCACCCCGAGGAGCATTTCCGCAGTCATGGCCTGCAGGCCGCTCGGAACGCGCCCGAGGAACTTGTTGGTGCGCACGAACGGGGCGCGTTGATTCCACAGGCACTTCACCCAGCTCGTACTGAAGATCCATCCGAGGCCCACGTGCGCCGCGAACCCCTGACCAATTTCACGCAGGCTCCAGCCCTCCGGACGCAGACTGTGAAACAGCACGCCAAAGCGGAGCACGTAAAAGGTCACCAGGGTGATCCCGGCCACCGGCACGAGGTAGACCTGCTCGGGTCGCATGGTCCCGGTGGCTGCCAGGCCGGCCAGCACCAGCAGGCTGAGGGAGGGCACCAGGTTGAAGTTGAACCAGGCGGTCAGGTGCGCGAGCCAGCCAACCTTCTGTTTCCAGTGGAGTTCCCGGCCAAGGAAAATCCTGCCTCCGTGCCGGCGCAGGATCTGCGCGTTCCCAAACGCCCACCGCCAGCGCTGCTTCTTGAGGTCCCCGAGGTCATGGGGCATGAGGCCCGCGCCCACAATCTCCGGCGCATAAACCGTCCGGAATCCCGCGAGGTTCAACTGCAGTCCCAGGGCCGCGTCCTCGGTCACCACCTGCGTGTTGAATCCCCCCACCGTCTTCAGGGCCGACACGCGGATGAAACTGAGGGTCCCGGTCGCGGGAACACAGCCCAGGCGGTTGGCTGCCGCCATGTAGCCGGAGAAAAAATGACGGTAGTCCAGGGTGACTCCCAGGTTGCCCGGGCCGGCATTGCGATAGTGCTGCGGAAACTGCACCAGGCCCACGGACGCATCCGTCACGTAGGCCATCGCCCGCCGCAGCGCCTCCGGCGCCACGACGTAGTCGGCGTCCACCACGAAAATGAACCGCGCCTCCGGGTTCATGAAGCGGCGGAAATGATTCATCGCGCCCGCTTTGAAACCCTTCAGGCCCTCGGCATGCAGGAACTTGAACCGGGATCCCAACGCACGGCAATGGGCCTCGACCGGACGCCACAGCGACGCGTCCGTCGTGTTGTTGTCCATGACCAGCACTTCGTAATGCTCCCAGTCGAGCCGGGCGAGGCTGTCCAGGGTCTCAAGCAGCAGCGCCGGCGGCTCATTGTGGGCCGGCACATGAATCGAGACGAAGGGTTCCTCAGCCGCCGGCCGGAGTTGCCGTGGTGGTGGCCGGACCGGAAGCCGGGCGGCAACGAACTGGACGCCCAGAATGAACAGGTGCACGGCGGCGTTGACCCCCAACAGGAGGGCATGCCACAGCGGAAACAGGACCAGCAGCAGCACGGCGGCCAGACCGCCGGCGACCCAAACGACTCTTCTCATCAGTTCAAAGCTCCAGGGTTGCGATTGCCCGTCCCCGGGCGCGCCCGGGGACCGTCCTGGTCCACGCGCCGCTCCCTGCGGACCCCATGGACCTGAGCCCTTGTTTTAACCCAGTACCCCGGGTTCCGCCCAGCGATGATTGGCGGAAATTGGAGCGGTCCCACCTTCCGGACCTTCAGCCGGAGGGGCGCCTTTGGTCTGTGCAGCCCGGCAGGACTGTGGCATTTCCTGAAGGTCGCGAGGCTCCGCGGTTTCCGGCTGCGTGGATCGCCTCGTTTCACGCCGCGGCTTGAACGAACGAATTCCGACCATGCCACTGAAAGAGATCGCCCGGAAGGCCCACAAGTTCGCCGCGCCGTATCGTGTCACGAGCGGGAAGCAATTCCGGCTCGATTCGTGGGATCCGGCCGACACGCTGCACCTGGGTTCGGAGGACAAACCCCGCGCCCGCGAGGCGCTCGCGCTGGGTGTGGAGGCCCTCTCCGGGCTTCAGGACCGGCTCTACGCCCAGAACCAGTGGGCAGTCCTGCTCATTTTCCAGGCCATGGATGCCGCCGGAAAGGACGGGGCCATCAAGCACGTGATGTCCGGCATCAACCCCCAGGGATGCCAGGTCTTTTCCTTCAAGGCCCCGTCGGCCGAAGAATTGGACCATGACTTCCTCTGGCGCTGCATGAAGCGGATGCCGGAGCGCGGGCGGATCGGCATCTTCAACCGAAGCTACTACGAGGAGACCCTGGTGGTGCGCGTCCACCCGAAGCTGCTGGAGAAACAGCGACTGCCGCCGGGGCTGGTGACCCGGCGGATCTGGAAGGACCGGTTCCAGGACATCCGGTCTTTCGAGCGCTACCTCGCCCGCAACGGCGTCGCCATCTGCAAGTTTTTCCTGCACGTATCGCACCAGGAACAGAAGCGGCGGTTCCTGGAGCGCGTGGACAACCCGGAGAAGAACTGGAAGTTCTCCGCGTCCGACATCCGCGAGCGGGCGTTCTGGAAGGAGTATCACGAAGCCTACGAGGACATGATCCGCCAGACGGCCGCGCCCCATGCCCCGTGGTACGTGGTCCCCGCGGACAACAAATGGTTCACCCGGGTCGTGGTGGCGGCGGCGGTGATTGACACCCTGCATTCGCTCCACCTGAAGTACCCCAAGGTGGGCGAGGATCAGTTGCGGGAACTGGCCGCCGCCCGCAAGGCCCTGGTGGCGGAGAGATGAAGCCCCGGGCGACCACTCATTTTCCACCACCGGGTGGCCCATCCGGCCGATCCGGACGACGCTCCACAGGCTGATCATTCGCGATGCGCTCCTCCAGACATCCCCTTTTGTACGAGGCGAACACCCGGGTGTGGCTCACCCGCCTGCGACGCCAGCTCGACCGCCGGGTCACCCTCGACGACATCCCCGACCCCGAGCTCGACGCATTGGCGACGGCGGGTTTCGAGTGGGTTTGGATGCTCGGGGTCTGGAAGACCGGCCCTTTGGGACGTGCGATCTCTCGGAGCCGCCCGGAGTGGCGGCGCGAGTTCGAACACGTGCTGCCGGATTTGACGGACGCCGACATCGGCGGCTCCTGTTTCGCCATCCAGGAGTACACCGTTTCGCGGGACCTGGGCGGGGCGGCGGCGCTGAAGCGCCTGCGGGCCCGTCTCGCCTCGCGGGGCCTGCGGCTGATGCTCGACTTTGTCCCAAACCATCTCGCCCCCGATCATCCCTGGGTGGTCTCGCATCCCGATTACTTTGTCTCCGGGACCGCCGAGGATCTCGAACGGGCACCGCAAAATTACTTCCCGACGACCCGCAGGGACGGTGTCTCGCGGATTCTCGCCCATGGACGGGATCCCTGGTTTCCCGGATGGCCCGATACGGTGCAGTTGAACTACGCAAACCCGGAGGTGCAGGCGGCCATGACCGACCAGTTGCTCCAGGTGGCCCGACAGTGTGATGGCGTCCGCTGCGACATGGCCATGCTGCTGCTGCCGGAGGTCTTTGAACGGACCTGGCACCGCGCCGCCCCGGAATTCTGGCCCGGTGCCATCCGGCGGGTCCGCGAGGCTCACCCCGGCTTCCTGTTTCTTGCGGAGGTGTACTGGGATCTCGAATGGACCCTGCAGCAGCAGGGCTTCGACCTTTGCTACGACAAGCGCCTTTACGATCGGGTGTCGAACGGGGCTGCCGGACCGGTGCGAGATCATCTTCGGGCGGACCCCGCATACCAGGCCCGTCTGGCCCGCTTCCTCGAAAATCATGATGAGCCGCGGGCGGCCGCCGCGTTCGACCCGGGCCGCCACGGCGCCGCCGCGGTGCTGACATATCTGGCGCCCGGCCTGCGCTTCTTTCACCAGGGGCAGCGCGAAGGCTGTCGCGTCCGCATCCCAACCCATCTGGTCCGCGGTCCCGAGGAGGTCGTGGATGACTCCCTCCGCCACTTCTACAACGCCTTGTTTGACGTCCTGTCCCTGCCGGCCGTCCGGGAAGGCGACTGGCAGTTGCTGGACACCCCGTCCGCCTGGGAGGGCAACGGCACCTCGGAACACTTCATCGCGTACGCCTGGACGTCCGCCGACGGGCCGCGGGTGCTGGTCACCGTCAATTTCTCGGGGAATCGCGGCCAATGCTTCGTCCGCCTGCCGTGGGCGGACCTCCCCGGGCGCTCCTGGCGTCTGCGCGACCAACTCGGCACGGCCAGCTACGATCGCGAAGGCGACGACCTGGCCGCCCGCGGCCTGTACCTCGACGTTCCTGCATGGCACGCGCACGTCTTCGAGGTGTCGGTTGCCGGCCCCGTGCAGGACGTCCCCGCCGCCTGAGGTGGCGGCAGCGTCTGGGATCTCCCGCGCCGTCATGCCGGATTGCCCGACCTGTCACACGTCCCTCGACACCCGAAGGCAACGGGAGGGACTCTTCTTTTTTTGCCCGGGCTGCCATGGCCGCGCGGTGACCTTCCCGCAGATCCGGCGGGTGACGGGTGACGCCTACATCACCGGGCTCCTGGGGCAACTGAACCGGACCTCCGTGCCCGGC belongs to Verrucomicrobiia bacterium and includes:
- a CDS encoding class I SAM-dependent methyltransferase, whose protein sequence is MDVPPASVAPSGFRRLAGWVAAGPWCQSARRLMERNFEQYDLPLSRWGKLAAGSWLILNDYAEGRFPPRFEDQQAAYRAEMEFHSSMTSYTRQESIAGHVVKPFWTPEWFLQYSKSFARLWEVLRSLGLQPGARLLELGCGAGWMTEFLALGGYVITGTTIAPDDVQIGEGRMRALVARGLPAERLQFRQAPMESVDTAVADLPRFDGAFVFEALHHAYDWQAAIHAAARCLKPGGWLLLANEPNRVHTLVSYRVSRLTNTHEIGMSGPALRAELRAAGLGEIRTFAPRLDLRLTAHWVAGRAAASGPGSPTDLRDVP
- a CDS encoding cation:dicarboxylase symporter family transporter, giving the protein MVLTGLRRLSLTHWILISMVAGVAIGAVFPEGSQHLKVVSNIFLRLIKCILVPLVFSTLVVGIAGHAGDLRAVGRLALKALIYFEVVTTLALGIGLITVNVVRPGDGVALPPPRPGEIPESTAPVTFSGILEHLVPRSFFEAAASNDVLQVVVFAILFGVALAQVSGPPRQQVLGFCEGLAEVMFKFTGLVMKFAPLGIGAAMAVTVGHGGLGVLRQLGLLILTLYGALLVFCLAVLWPAALWARVPVRRFLGMLKEPILVAFTTTSSDAAMPEAMKRLVAFGIPQRIVSFVMPMGYSFNLDGSTLYLAVASIFVAQAAGMDLGFGQQMAILLTLMLTSKGMAGVPRAAQVILAGTLVTFGLPLEGVLLILGVDELMDMARTTVNLVGNCLATAVMARAEGVHLPAEPPGIVSPDIS
- a CDS encoding alpha-amylase is translated as MRSSRHPLLYEANTRVWLTRLRRQLDRRVTLDDIPDPELDALATAGFEWVWMLGVWKTGPLGRAISRSRPEWRREFEHVLPDLTDADIGGSCFAIQEYTVSRDLGGAAALKRLRARLASRGLRLMLDFVPNHLAPDHPWVVSHPDYFVSGTAEDLERAPQNYFPTTRRDGVSRILAHGRDPWFPGWPDTVQLNYANPEVQAAMTDQLLQVARQCDGVRCDMAMLLLPEVFERTWHRAAPEFWPGAIRRVREAHPGFLFLAEVYWDLEWTLQQQGFDLCYDKRLYDRVSNGAAGPVRDHLRADPAYQARLARFLENHDEPRAAAAFDPGRHGAAAVLTYLAPGLRFFHQGQREGCRVRIPTHLVRGPEEVVDDSLRHFYNALFDVLSLPAVREGDWQLLDTPSAWEGNGTSEHFIAYAWTSADGPRVLVTVNFSGNRGQCFVRLPWADLPGRSWRLRDQLGTASYDREGDDLAARGLYLDVPAWHAHVFEVSVAGPVQDVPAA
- a CDS encoding glycosyltransferase: MRRVVWVAGGLAAVLLLVLFPLWHALLLGVNAAVHLFILGVQFVAARLPVRPPPRQLRPAAEEPFVSIHVPAHNEPPALLLETLDSLARLDWEHYEVLVMDNNTTDASLWRPVEAHCRALGSRFKFLHAEGLKGFKAGAMNHFRRFMNPEARFIFVVDADYVVAPEALRRAMAYVTDASVGLVQFPQHYRNAGPGNLGVTLDYRHFFSGYMAAANRLGCVPATGTLSFIRVSALKTVGGFNTQVVTEDAALGLQLNLAGFRTVYAPEIVGAGLMPHDLGDLKKQRWRWAFGNAQILRRHGGRIFLGRELHWKQKVGWLAHLTAWFNFNLVPSLSLLVLAGLAATGTMRPEQVYLVPVAGITLVTFYVLRFGVLFHSLRPEGWSLREIGQGFAAHVGLGWIFSTSWVKCLWNQRAPFVRTNKFLGRVPSGLQAMTAEMLLGVAMLAATVVLGVAGFVVGTSAAVLFCLARLSILGVAREMRWTHQATMDPHPSSPERVAPVFLQVPVLKASDAG
- a CDS encoding septal ring lytic transglycosylase RlpA family protein, whose product is MSGNQFAAVRVASQGGRSGSPTPGGDAPGRNPRGAGFPAGLASILATLLLAGCASPGASSGSRSGSGASRATSTPTGSGGSQAVLRGKATYYGARYQGRLTANGERFDKNGITAAHESFPFGTRVRVTNLENGKSVVVRINDRFKPFKGRIIDLSEGAFARIAPLAQGVIPVSLQVVR
- a CDS encoding carboxypeptidase regulatory-like domain-containing protein, with amino-acid sequence MEKRLQPESLKDPELLKYFENSQRDRFYDWRQPINFWGIVLDDSDQPVAGAQVHLDWSDLSPNGTSEAWVQTDANGRFQLLDKKGKGISVSVEKEGYRRCRWGVIGFEYANPSERNFHRPDPNRPVLFRLIRRGPPEPLVHRQRMEFRAPKDTGRIRLDLLGQRAVGPEESGVDLVIEAVTGEVRRERLNAWYEWKVVLSVPDGGLQPGSECPPAAPEDGYLPRLEFSGRVEGRYPRHELDDWFFVKSRGGQHVTRIRLRIQCVPDGGGAPEVSIPEYSLNPAGSLNLEFYPEMNVEERYYIPVGR
- a CDS encoding polyphosphate kinase 2 family protein; protein product: MPLKEIARKAHKFAAPYRVTSGKQFRLDSWDPADTLHLGSEDKPRAREALALGVEALSGLQDRLYAQNQWAVLLIFQAMDAAGKDGAIKHVMSGINPQGCQVFSFKAPSAEELDHDFLWRCMKRMPERGRIGIFNRSYYEETLVVRVHPKLLEKQRLPPGLVTRRIWKDRFQDIRSFERYLARNGVAICKFFLHVSHQEQKRRFLERVDNPEKNWKFSASDIRERAFWKEYHEAYEDMIRQTAAPHAPWYVVPADNKWFTRVVVAAAVIDTLHSLHLKYPKVGEDQLRELAAARKALVAER